The Neodiprion fabricii isolate iyNeoFabr1 chromosome 4, iyNeoFabr1.1, whole genome shotgun sequence genome window below encodes:
- the LOC124180197 gene encoding glycoprotein 3-alpha-L-fucosyltransferase A isoform X3: MKDGHRLPHPAPRIRRSGKRVARLWPEEDPMEDRITNQLMYVPPEYNKTSAEQKLKKILVTNGMGEAKPGREIFQKLGCPVDTCTILRSKPEEADLILFKDHVSHPGSRPQNQIWMLYFLECPYHTQTIKFPQINWTATYRRDSDIVAPYERWHYYDPKITQIPQRINYAANKTRKVAWFVSNCHARNQRLQYARELGKYIPVDIYGACGSLRCPRSRAQTCFDMLDTDYKFYLAFENSNCKDYITEKFFVNGLGHNVLPIVMGARPEDYERSSPYRSYIHVDEFESPKELADYLHRLDKDDELYNSYFRWKGTGEFINTYFFCRVCAMLHDEYPVKSYSDVNVWWRGEGVCTQSSWRKHNAPSNAIGN, from the exons ATGAAGGATGGCCACCGATTGCCACATCCCGCACCGCGGATTCGGCGTAGTGGAAAACGAGTCGCTCGTCTCTGGCCCGAAGAGGATCCTATGGAAGATCGCATCACCAATCAG CTGATGTACGTACCTCCAGAGTACAACAAGACCAGCGCAGAGCAGAAGCTGAAGAAAATATTGGTGACCAATGGCATGGGCGAGGCTAAACCTGGTCGTGAAATATTCCAGAAGCTTGGCTGCCCCGTCGACACGTGTACGATCCTACGAAGTAAGCCTGAAGAGGCCGACTTGATCTTGTTCAAAGACCACGTCAGTCATCCCGGTTCCAGGCCGCAGAACCAG ATATGGATGCTGTATTTTCTGGAGTGTCCTTACCACACGCAGACGATAAAGTTTCCTCAGATAAACTGGACGGCAACGTACAGGAGGGACAGCGACATAGTCGCTCCTTACGAAAGATGGCATTACTACGATCCGAAGATCACCCAAATTCCACAGCGCATCAATTACGCTGCCAACAAGACGAGAAAG GTTGCCTGGTTCGTATCAAACTGCCACGCGCGAAATCAGAGGCTCCAGTACGCGAGGGAACTCGGTAAATACATTCCAGTTGACATATACGGGGCTTGCGGATCCCTGAGGTGTCCACGGTCCAGGGCGCAGACATGCTTCGACATGTTGGACACCGACTACAAGTTCTACCTTGCTTTCGAGAATTCAAACTGCAAGGACTACATAACGGAAAAATTCTTCGTCAACGGTCTTGG GCACAATGTGCTGCCGATCGTGATGGGTGCCAGACCGGAAGACTACGAGCGAAGCTCTCCGTACAGGTCGTACATCCACGTGGACGAGTTCGAGTCGCCTAAGGAGTTGGCGGATTACTTGCACCGCCTTGACAAGGACGACGAGCTTTACAATTCGTACTTTCGCTGGAAGGGTACCGGGGAATTTAtaaatacgtattttttctGTCGCGTATGCGCGATGCTGCACGACGAGTATCCGGTGAAATCGTACAGCGACGTGAACGTCTGGTGGCGAGGTGAAGGAGTCTGCACGCAGTCCTCCTGGCGGAAGCACAACGCGCCATCGAACGCGattggaaattga